One Capricornis sumatraensis isolate serow.1 chromosome 8, serow.2, whole genome shotgun sequence genomic region harbors:
- the PKP3 gene encoding plakophilin-3, which produces MQDSNFLLSALQPEAGVCSLALPSDLQLDRRGAEGPEAERLRAARVQEQVRARLLQLGQQPRHNEPAEPDGAAEAARGALRAQCHTLQAGFSSRSQGLSGEASTFRPIAKPTYSPASWSSRSAVDLSSSRKLSSVHNGGGGFGATGYRGAPPAAPVPARPVSFHERGGAGSRADYDTLSLRSLRLGAGCPDDRYSVVSEQLEPAATSSYRAFAYERRASSSSSRAGGLDWPEATEGPPSRTIRAPAMRTLQRFQSSHRSRGVAGGGPGGILEPVTRAPSVRSLSLGDSGHLPDMRGLDSYGGHRALQRLSSGFDDIDLPSAVKYLMASDPNLQVLGAAYIQHKCYSDAAAKKQARSLQAVPRLVKLFNHANQEVQRHATGAMRNLVYDNADNKLALVEENGIFELLRALREQDDELRKNVTGILWNLSSSDHLKDRLARDTLEQLTDLVLSPLSGAGGPPLIQQNASEAEIFYNATGFLRNLSSASQATRQKMRECHGLVDALVTYINHALDVGKCEDKSVENAVCVLRNLSYRLYDEMPPSALQRLEGRGRQDMGVPPGEAVGCFTPQSRRLRELPLTADALTFAEVSKDPKGLEWLWSPQIVGLYNRLLQRCELNRHTTEAAAGALQNITAGDRRWAGVLSRLALEQERILNPLLDRVRTADHHQLRSLTGLIRNLSRNARNKDEMSTKLVSHLIEKLPGSVGEKSPPADVLINIIAVLNNLVVASPVAARDLLYFDGLRKLVFIKKKRDSPDSEKSSRAASSLLANLWQYNKLHRDFRAKGYRKEDFLGP; this is translated from the exons ATGCAGGACAGTAACTTCCTGCTCTCCGCCCTGCAGCCCGAGGCGGGCGTGTGCTCCCTGGCGCTGCCCTCGGATCTGCAGCTGGACCGCCGGGGCGCCGAGGGGCCGGAGGCAGAGCGGCTGAGGGCGGCCCGCGTCCAGGAGCAGGTCCGCGCGCGCCTGCTGCAGCTGGGCCAGCAACCACGGCACAATGAGCCCGCCGAGCCCGACGGGGCGGCCGAGGCGGCCAGAG GCGCACTCCGGGCTCAGTGCCACACCTTGCAGGCCGGCTTCAGCTCTCGCTCCCAGGGCCTGAGTGGGGAAGCCTCG aCCTTCCGGCCCATCGCCAAGCCCACCTACAGCCCTGCCTCCTGGTCCTCCCGCTCGGCCGTGGACCTGAGCTCCAGTCGGAAGCTAAGCTCCGTCCACAACGGGGGTGGTGGCTTTGGGGCCACAGGGTACCGGGGTGCCCCACCAGCCGCACCGGTGCCCGCCCGGCCTGTGTCCTTCCACGAGCGTGGTGGGGCAGGCAGCCGGGCAGATTACGACACCTTGTCCCTGCGCTCGCTGAGGCTGGGGGCCGGGTGCCCGGATGACCGATACAGCGTGGTGTCCGAGCAGCTGGAGCCGGCGGCCACGTCCTCCTACAGGGCCTTTGCCTACGAGCGCCGGGCCAGCTCCAGCTCTAGCCGGGCTGGGGGCCTGGACTGGCCGGAGGCTACCGAGGGACCACCCAGCCGAACCATCCGTGCCCCTGCCATGCGGACCTTGCAGCGGTTCCAAAGCAGCCACCGCAGCCGGGGAGTGGCTGGGGGCGGGCCCGGGGGCATCCTGGAGCCCGTGACCCGCGCACCCTCTGTGCGCAGCCTCAGCCTCGGCGACTCGGGGCACCTGCCGGACATGCGTGGGCTGGACAGCTATGGCGGCCACCGCGCTCTGCAGAGGCTCAGCAGCGG ATTCGATGACATCGACCTGCCCTCAGCAGTCAAGTACCTCATGGCCTCAGATCCCAACCTACAGGTGCTGGGAGCTGCCTACATTCAGCACAAGTGCTACAGCGACGCAGCCGCCAAGAAGCAG GCCCGCAGTCTGCAGGCTGTGCCTAGACTGGTGAAGCTCTTCAACCACGCTAACCAGGAAGTGCAGCGCCACGCCACAGGCGCCATGCGCAACCTCGTCTATGACAACGCGGACAACAAGCTGGCCCTGGTGGAGGAGAACGGCATCTTCGAGCTGCTGCGGGCGCTGCGGGAGCAGGACGACGAGCTCCGCAAAAACGTCACAG GGATCCTGTGGAACCTGTCCTCCAGCGACCACCTGAAGGACCGCCTGGCCCGGGACACGCTGGAGCAGCTCACAGATCTGGTGCTGAGCCCCCTGTCGGGGGCAGGCGGGCCGCCCCTCATCCAGCAGAACGCCTCTGAAGCCGAGATATTCTACAACGCCACCGGCTTCCTCAG GAACCTCAGCTCCGCCTCCCAGGCCACTCGCCAGAAAATGCGTGAGTGCCACGGGCTGGTGGACGCACTGGTCACCTACATCAACCATGCCCTGGACGTGGGCAAGTGTGAGGATAAG AGTGTGGAGAACGCCGTGTGCGTGCTGAGGAACCTGTCCTACCGCCTGTACGACGAGATGCCACCCTCAGCCCTTCAGCGGCTGGAGGGCCGGGGCCGCCAGGACATGGGGGTACCCCCGGGCGAGGCGGTGGGCTGCTTCACTCCACAGAGCCGGCGGCTCCGAGAG CTGCCCCTCACGGCCGATGCCCTCACCTTTGCTGAGGTGTCTAAGGACCCCAAGGGCCTCGAGTGGTTGTGGAGCCCCCAGATCGTGGGGCTGTACAACCGGCTGCTGCAGCGCTGTGAGCTCAACCGGCACACGACCGAGGCGGCGGCCGGGGCGCTGCAGAACATCACCGCAGGGGACCGCAGG TGGGCGGGGGTGCTGAGCCGGCTGGCTCTAGAGCAGGAGCGCATACTGAACCCACTGCTGGACCGAGTTCGGACCGCTGACCACCACCAGCTGCGCTCACTGACGGGCCTCATCCGAAACCTGTCCCGCAACGCCAGGAACAAGGATGAGATGT CCACCAAGCTGGTGAGTCACCTGATCGAGAAGCTGCCCGGCAGCGTGGGTGAGAAGTCTCCTCCAGCCGACGTGCTGATAAACATCATAGCTGTCCTCAACAACCTCGTGGTAGCCAGTCCTGTGGCTGCCCGGGACCTGCTCTACTTCGACGGGCTCCGCAAGCTGGTCTTCATCAAGAAGAAGCGGGACAG ccctgaCAGTGAGAAGTCCTCCCGGGCGGCCTCCAGCCTCTTGGCCAACCTGTGGCAGTACAACAAGCTCCACCGAGACTTCCGGGCG AAGGGCTACCGGAAGGAGGACTTCCTGGGGCCGTAG